The following coding sequences are from one Pongo abelii isolate AG06213 chromosome 3, NHGRI_mPonAbe1-v2.0_pri, whole genome shotgun sequence window:
- the CRACD gene encoding capping protein-inhibiting regulator of actin dynamics isoform X4, producing the protein MLAAQKIKQGNGKSSDTPSSLSPLNLPGAGSEMEEKVAPVKPSRPKRHFSSAGTIESVNLDAIPLAIARLDNSAAKHKLAVKPKKQRVSKKHRRLAQDPQHEQGGLESRPSLDQNGHPGEDKPTGHEEEPNLLDSEEERRRQEDYWRELEAKCKRQKAEAAEKRRLEEQRLQALERRLWEENRRQELLEEEGEGQEPPLEAERAPLEEQRRSLEAPGWEDAERWEREERERLEAEEDRRRLQAQAQAEERRRLEEDARLEERRRQEEKEGRCAEELKRQEEEEAEGWEELEQQEEAEVQGPPEALEETGTGEGRRGAEEEDLGEEEEEGQAHLEDGRGQLSELLNDFEERPEDQERLKPERQREHSEEPSICEEQSPEAERRIEPQGRSGDFQGADRPGPEEKREGDTEPLRKQEEPVEAAQPPVERKEAAALEQGRKVEELRWQEVDERQTMPRPYTFQVSSGGKQILFPKVNLSPVTPAKDTGLTAAPQEPKAPKASPVQHALPSSLSVPHTAILVTGAQLCGPAVNLSQIKDTACKSLLGLEEKKHVDTPAGENPPRGPGDARAGSGKAKPPQESPSSASALAEWASIRSRILKNAESDPRSSERDQSRPGDESIPRGRCDSRGNLRKTPPVNAKFSIMPAWQKFSDGGTETSKQNTEAESIRKRPMLGPSEETAPQPPPAGVRELGKGPEKSEMHREPADTTEGCKFAKDLPSFLVPSLPYPPQKVVAHTEFTTSSDSETANGIAKPDPVTQSGEEKTSPFGIKLRRTNYSLRFNCDQQAEQKKKKRHSSTGDSGDAGPPAAGSARGEKEMEGVALKHGPSLPQERKQAPSTRRDSVEPSSSRSVPVAHPGPPPASSQTPAPEHDKAANKMPLAQKPALAPKPTSQTPPASPLSKLSRPYLVELLSRRAGRPDPEPSEPSKEGQESSDRRPPSPPGPEERKRDEEEEATERKPASPPLPAAQQEKPSQTPEAGRKEKPMLQSRHSLDGSKLTEKVETAQPLWITLALQKQKGFREQQATREERKQAREAKQAEKLSKENVSVSLQPGSSSVSRAGSLHKSTALPEEKRPETAVSRLERREQLKKANTLPTSVTVEISDSAPPAPLVKEVTKRFSTPDAAPVSTEPAWLALAKRKAKAWSDCPQIIK; encoded by the exons GATCCACAACATGAGCAAGGCGGCCTTGAGAGTCGGCCCTCCCTGGACCAGAACGGACACCCAGGCGAGGACAAGCCAACGGGGCACGAAGAGGAACCCAATCTGCTGGATTCCGAGGAAGAGAGAAGACGCCAAGAAGACTACTGGCGAGAATTGGAGGCCAAGTGCAAGCGGCAAAAGGCGGAAGCAGCCGAGAAGAGACGCCTAgaggagcagaggctgcaggCGCTGGAGAGGAGGCTTTGGGAAGAGAACAGAAGGCAGGAGCTCTTGGAGGAGGAGGGCGAGGGGCAGGAGCCGCCTCTAGAGGCGGAAAGGGCGCCGCTGGAAGAGCAGCGGCGGAGCCTGGAAGCCCCAGGTTGGGAGGACGCCGAGCGGTGGGAGCGTGAGGAGCGCGAGCGCCTGGAGGCCGAGGAGGACCGAAGGCGTctgcaggcccaggcccaggcggAGGAGAGGCGGCGGCTGGAGGAGGACGCCAGGCTGGAGGAACGGAGGcggcaggaggagaaggaaggaagatgcgCGGAGGAGCTCaaaaggcaggaggaggaggaggctgagggatgGGAAGAGCTGGAACAGCAGGAGGAGGCGGAGGTGCAGGGGCCGCCCGAGGCTTTGGAGGAGACTGGGACTGGGGAGGGCCGGCGGGGCGCGGAGGAGGAGGAtctgggggaagaggaggaggagggccaGGCGCACCTGGAGGACGGGAGGGGCCAGCTCAGCGAGCTTCTGAACGACTTTGAGGAGAGGCCAGAAGACCAGGAACGCCTGAAACCCGAAAGACAAAGAGAACACTCCGAGGAGCCAAGCATTTGCGAGGAGCAGAGCCCAGAGGCCGAGCGGCGAATAGAGCCGCAGGGAAGGAGCGGGGATTTCCAGGGGGCCGATCGTCCTGGGCccgaggaaaagagagaaggggaCACGGAGCCTCTCCGGAAACAAGAGGAGCCCGTGGAAGCCGCGCAGCCTCCGGTGGAGAGGAAAGAGGCCGCCGCCCTTGAACAAGGCCGCAAGGTGGAGGAGCTGCGGTGGCAGGAGGTGGACGAGAGGCAGACCATGCCCCGGCCCTACACGTTCCAGGTGTCCTCCGGGGGGAAGCAGATTCTCTTTCCCAAAGTCAACCTGAGCCCCGTGACGCCCGCAAAGGACACGGGGCTCACCGCTGCCCCCCAGGAACCAAAGGCCCCCAAAGCCAGCCCAGTCCAGCACGCCCTACCGTCGTCCCTGAGCGTTCCCCACACCGCCATTCTGGTCACAGGCGCGCAGCTCTGTGGCCCGGCCGTCAACCTGAGCCAGATCAAGGACACCGCGTGTAAGTCCCTCCTGGGCTTGGAGGAGAAGAAGCACGTGGACACCCCAGCTGGGGAGAACCCTCCCCGAGGCCCCGGCGACGCGCGGGCGGGCAGCGGGAAGGCTAAGCCCCCCCAGGAGTCTCCCAGCAGCGCGTCCGCACTCGCAGAATGGGCTTCCATTCGGTCCAGAATCCTGAAGAACGCAGAGAGTGACCCGCGCAGCAGCGAGAGGGACCAGTCGAGGCCCGGTGATGAGTCCATTCCCAGGGGCCGGTGTGATTCCCGCGGGAACCTCCGGAAGACTCCTCCAGTCAATGCAAAGTTCTCTATTATGCCTGCCTGGCAGAAATTTTCCGATGGTGGCACGGAGACCTCCAAACAGAACACGGAAGCTGAAAGCATACGAAAAAGACCCATGCTGGGACCCAGCGAAGAGACAGCcccccagcctcctcctgctGGTGTTCGCGAGCTCGGGAAGGGTCCGGAGAAGTCGGAGATGCACCGGGAGCCCGCAGACACCACCGAGGGATGCAAATTTGCCAAAGACCTCCCGTCTTTCCTTGTCCCAAGCCTTCCTTACCCTCCGCAGAAAGTGGTGGCCCACACAGAGTTCACGACCTCGTCGGACAGCGAGACTGCAAACGGGATAGCAAAGCCAGACCCTGTGACGCAAAGTGGGGAGGAAAAAACCTCACCGTTTGGAATAAAATTGAGAAGGACCAACTATTCCTTGCGCTTCAACTGCGACCAACAGGCggaacagaagaagaagaaaaggcacaGCAGCACCGGAGACAGCGGGGATGCAGGGCCGCCTGCAGCGGGGAGCGCTCgtggagagaaagagatggagggTGTGGCCCTCAAGCATGGTCCATCCCTCCCCCAAGAGCGGAAGCAAGCCCCTTCCACCCGAAGGGACTCCGTTGAACCTTCCAGCAGCCGCTCTGTTCCTGTGGCCCACCCTGGGCCCCCACCGGCCAGCAGCCAGACCCCGGCTCCGGAGCACGACAAGGCAGCAAACAAAATGCCACTGGCACAGAAGCCAGCACTGGCTCCCAAGCCCACCAGTCAGACCCCACCAGCATCCCCACTTTCCAAACTGAGCAGGCCCTACTTGGTAGAGCTGCTGTCTCGCCGAGCGGGGAGGCCGGACCCAGAGCCAAGTGAGCCGTCCAAGGAGGGCCAGGAGAGCAGTGACCGCCGGCCACCCTCACCCCCAGGCCCCGAGGAAAGGAAGAGGGACGAGGAGGAAGAGGCGACAGAGAGGAAACCTGCTTCCCCACCTCTGCCTGCTGCTCAGCAAGAGAAACCTTCTCAAACACCCGAGGCCGGGAGGAAAG AGAAGCCGATGCTTCAGAGCAGACACTCTTTAGATGGCTCCAAACTTACAGAGAAAGTGGAAACTGCTCAGCCGCTGTGGATAACATTAGCACTGCAAAAGCAAAAGGGGTTTCGGGAGCAGCAGGCGACGCGGGAGGAGAGAAAGCAAGCCAGAGAGGCCAAACAGGCAGAAAAGCTCTCCAAAGAAAAT GTCAGTGTCAGCCTGCAGCCTGGAAGCAGCAGTGTCAGCAGAGCAGGTTCCCTGCACAAGTCCACTGCTCTGCCAGAAGAGAAGAGGCCCGAGACTGCAGTGTCCAGGCTTGAGCGCAGAGAACAGCTGAAAAAGGCCAACACTCTTCCTACGTCTGTGACAG TGGAGATCTCTGACTCGGCTCCCCCAGCGCCGCTGGTAAAAGAAGTCACCAAGAGGTTTTCCACCCCGGATGCTGCCCCCGTGTCAACAGAACCAGCCTGGCTGGCTTTGGCCAAAAGGAAAGCAAAGGCTTGGAGCGACTGTCCACAGATTATTAAGTAA
- the CRACD gene encoding capping protein-inhibiting regulator of actin dynamics isoform X5 — protein MEEKVAPVKPSRPKRHFSSAGTIESVNLDAIPLAIARLDNSAAKHKLAVKPKKQRVSKKHRRLAQDPQHEQGGLESRPSLDQNGHPGEDKPTGHEEEPNLLDSEEERRRQEDYWRELEAKCKRQKAEAAEKRRLEEQRLQALERRLWEENRRQELLEEEGEGQEPPLEAERAPLEEQRRSLEAPGWEDAERWEREERERLEAEEDRRRLQAQAQAEERRRLEEDARLEERRRQEEKEGRCAEELKRQEEEEAEGWEELEQQEEAEVQGPPEALEETGTGEGRRGAEEEDLGEEEEEGQAHLEDGRGQLSELLNDFEERPEDQERLKPERQREHSEEPSICEEQSPEAERRIEPQGRSGDFQGADRPGPEEKREGDTEPLRKQEEPVEAAQPPVERKEAAALEQGRKVEELRWQEVDERQTMPRPYTFQVSSGGKQILFPKVNLSPVTPAKDTGLTAAPQEPKAPKASPVQHALPSSLSVPHTAILVTGAQLCGPAVNLSQIKDTACKSLLGLEEKKHVDTPAGENPPRGPGDARAGSGKAKPPQESPSSASALAEWASIRSRILKNAESDPRSSERDQSRPGDESIPRGRCDSRGNLRKTPPVNAKFSIMPAWQKFSDGGTETSKQNTEAESIRKRPMLGPSEETAPQPPPAGVRELGKGPEKSEMHREPADTTEGCKFAKDLPSFLVPSLPYPPQKVVAHTEFTTSSDSETANGIAKPDPVTQSGEEKTSPFGIKLRRTNYSLRFNCDQQAEQKKKKRHSSTGDSGDAGPPAAGSARGEKEMEGVALKHGPSLPQERKQAPSTRRDSVEPSSSRSVPVAHPGPPPASSQTPAPEHDKAANKMPLAQKPALAPKPTSQTPPASPLSKLSRPYLVELLSRRAGRPDPEPSEPSKEGQESSDRRPPSPPGPEERKRDEEEEATERKPASPPLPAAQQEKPSQTPEAGRKEKPMLQSRHSLDGSKLTEKVETAQPLWITLALQKQKGFREQQATREERKQAREAKQAEKLSKENVSVSLQPGSSSVSRAGSLHKSTALPEEKRPETAVSRLERREQLKKANTLPTSVTVEISDSAPPAPLVKEVTKRFSTPDAAPVSTEPAWLALAKRKAKAWSDCPQIIK, from the exons GATCCACAACATGAGCAAGGCGGCCTTGAGAGTCGGCCCTCCCTGGACCAGAACGGACACCCAGGCGAGGACAAGCCAACGGGGCACGAAGAGGAACCCAATCTGCTGGATTCCGAGGAAGAGAGAAGACGCCAAGAAGACTACTGGCGAGAATTGGAGGCCAAGTGCAAGCGGCAAAAGGCGGAAGCAGCCGAGAAGAGACGCCTAgaggagcagaggctgcaggCGCTGGAGAGGAGGCTTTGGGAAGAGAACAGAAGGCAGGAGCTCTTGGAGGAGGAGGGCGAGGGGCAGGAGCCGCCTCTAGAGGCGGAAAGGGCGCCGCTGGAAGAGCAGCGGCGGAGCCTGGAAGCCCCAGGTTGGGAGGACGCCGAGCGGTGGGAGCGTGAGGAGCGCGAGCGCCTGGAGGCCGAGGAGGACCGAAGGCGTctgcaggcccaggcccaggcggAGGAGAGGCGGCGGCTGGAGGAGGACGCCAGGCTGGAGGAACGGAGGcggcaggaggagaaggaaggaagatgcgCGGAGGAGCTCaaaaggcaggaggaggaggaggctgagggatgGGAAGAGCTGGAACAGCAGGAGGAGGCGGAGGTGCAGGGGCCGCCCGAGGCTTTGGAGGAGACTGGGACTGGGGAGGGCCGGCGGGGCGCGGAGGAGGAGGAtctgggggaagaggaggaggagggccaGGCGCACCTGGAGGACGGGAGGGGCCAGCTCAGCGAGCTTCTGAACGACTTTGAGGAGAGGCCAGAAGACCAGGAACGCCTGAAACCCGAAAGACAAAGAGAACACTCCGAGGAGCCAAGCATTTGCGAGGAGCAGAGCCCAGAGGCCGAGCGGCGAATAGAGCCGCAGGGAAGGAGCGGGGATTTCCAGGGGGCCGATCGTCCTGGGCccgaggaaaagagagaaggggaCACGGAGCCTCTCCGGAAACAAGAGGAGCCCGTGGAAGCCGCGCAGCCTCCGGTGGAGAGGAAAGAGGCCGCCGCCCTTGAACAAGGCCGCAAGGTGGAGGAGCTGCGGTGGCAGGAGGTGGACGAGAGGCAGACCATGCCCCGGCCCTACACGTTCCAGGTGTCCTCCGGGGGGAAGCAGATTCTCTTTCCCAAAGTCAACCTGAGCCCCGTGACGCCCGCAAAGGACACGGGGCTCACCGCTGCCCCCCAGGAACCAAAGGCCCCCAAAGCCAGCCCAGTCCAGCACGCCCTACCGTCGTCCCTGAGCGTTCCCCACACCGCCATTCTGGTCACAGGCGCGCAGCTCTGTGGCCCGGCCGTCAACCTGAGCCAGATCAAGGACACCGCGTGTAAGTCCCTCCTGGGCTTGGAGGAGAAGAAGCACGTGGACACCCCAGCTGGGGAGAACCCTCCCCGAGGCCCCGGCGACGCGCGGGCGGGCAGCGGGAAGGCTAAGCCCCCCCAGGAGTCTCCCAGCAGCGCGTCCGCACTCGCAGAATGGGCTTCCATTCGGTCCAGAATCCTGAAGAACGCAGAGAGTGACCCGCGCAGCAGCGAGAGGGACCAGTCGAGGCCCGGTGATGAGTCCATTCCCAGGGGCCGGTGTGATTCCCGCGGGAACCTCCGGAAGACTCCTCCAGTCAATGCAAAGTTCTCTATTATGCCTGCCTGGCAGAAATTTTCCGATGGTGGCACGGAGACCTCCAAACAGAACACGGAAGCTGAAAGCATACGAAAAAGACCCATGCTGGGACCCAGCGAAGAGACAGCcccccagcctcctcctgctGGTGTTCGCGAGCTCGGGAAGGGTCCGGAGAAGTCGGAGATGCACCGGGAGCCCGCAGACACCACCGAGGGATGCAAATTTGCCAAAGACCTCCCGTCTTTCCTTGTCCCAAGCCTTCCTTACCCTCCGCAGAAAGTGGTGGCCCACACAGAGTTCACGACCTCGTCGGACAGCGAGACTGCAAACGGGATAGCAAAGCCAGACCCTGTGACGCAAAGTGGGGAGGAAAAAACCTCACCGTTTGGAATAAAATTGAGAAGGACCAACTATTCCTTGCGCTTCAACTGCGACCAACAGGCggaacagaagaagaagaaaaggcacaGCAGCACCGGAGACAGCGGGGATGCAGGGCCGCCTGCAGCGGGGAGCGCTCgtggagagaaagagatggagggTGTGGCCCTCAAGCATGGTCCATCCCTCCCCCAAGAGCGGAAGCAAGCCCCTTCCACCCGAAGGGACTCCGTTGAACCTTCCAGCAGCCGCTCTGTTCCTGTGGCCCACCCTGGGCCCCCACCGGCCAGCAGCCAGACCCCGGCTCCGGAGCACGACAAGGCAGCAAACAAAATGCCACTGGCACAGAAGCCAGCACTGGCTCCCAAGCCCACCAGTCAGACCCCACCAGCATCCCCACTTTCCAAACTGAGCAGGCCCTACTTGGTAGAGCTGCTGTCTCGCCGAGCGGGGAGGCCGGACCCAGAGCCAAGTGAGCCGTCCAAGGAGGGCCAGGAGAGCAGTGACCGCCGGCCACCCTCACCCCCAGGCCCCGAGGAAAGGAAGAGGGACGAGGAGGAAGAGGCGACAGAGAGGAAACCTGCTTCCCCACCTCTGCCTGCTGCTCAGCAAGAGAAACCTTCTCAAACACCCGAGGCCGGGAGGAAAG AGAAGCCGATGCTTCAGAGCAGACACTCTTTAGATGGCTCCAAACTTACAGAGAAAGTGGAAACTGCTCAGCCGCTGTGGATAACATTAGCACTGCAAAAGCAAAAGGGGTTTCGGGAGCAGCAGGCGACGCGGGAGGAGAGAAAGCAAGCCAGAGAGGCCAAACAGGCAGAAAAGCTCTCCAAAGAAAAT GTCAGTGTCAGCCTGCAGCCTGGAAGCAGCAGTGTCAGCAGAGCAGGTTCCCTGCACAAGTCCACTGCTCTGCCAGAAGAGAAGAGGCCCGAGACTGCAGTGTCCAGGCTTGAGCGCAGAGAACAGCTGAAAAAGGCCAACACTCTTCCTACGTCTGTGACAG TGGAGATCTCTGACTCGGCTCCCCCAGCGCCGCTGGTAAAAGAAGTCACCAAGAGGTTTTCCACCCCGGATGCTGCCCCCGTGTCAACAGAACCAGCCTGGCTGGCTTTGGCCAAAAGGAAAGCAAAGGCTTGGAGCGACTGTCCACAGATTATTAAGTAA